A single genomic interval of Bacteroidota bacterium harbors:
- a CDS encoding alpha/beta hydrolase → MEQRVYLIPGVATDRRVFAELHLPGYEKVYLDWMRPKANERIAAYAARMVARLDGDTSPVLVGYSFGGLIAQEMAKLLPEATVILISSIKSFRERPLGMWLTSSFSLHKLVPTEIGKEFGFAYKWMNDPQTPAEHAFIHLMKSDLDPVHTDWAIHQAVNWRHEAHTPRLFHIHGDQDRIFPIRYIRNCIPVRGGTHLMLLNKGEEIGAHIVRIMQALAQDRAGREANDDARHAYEVERG, encoded by the coding sequence ATGGAACAGAGAGTTTACTTGATTCCAGGGGTGGCGACCGACCGCAGGGTGTTTGCCGAGTTGCATTTGCCCGGCTACGAAAAGGTCTATTTGGATTGGATGCGACCCAAGGCCAATGAGCGGATTGCGGCTTATGCTGCAAGGATGGTGGCAAGGTTGGACGGGGACACCTCACCGGTTTTGGTGGGTTATTCGTTTGGCGGGCTCATTGCGCAGGAGATGGCCAAGCTGCTGCCCGAAGCCACGGTCATTCTCATTTCAAGCATCAAAAGTTTCCGCGAACGGCCTTTGGGCATGTGGCTGACATCTTCCTTCAGCCTTCACAAATTGGTGCCCACGGAGATCGGCAAGGAGTTTGGATTCGCCTACAAATGGATGAATGACCCTCAAACGCCAGCAGAACACGCATTCATTCACCTCATGAAATCGGATTTGGATCCTGTACATACCGATTGGGCGATCCACCAAGCCGTGAATTGGCGTCATGAAGCGCATACTCCGCGACTTTTTCATATTCATGGCGACCAAGACCGCATATTTCCGATCCGGTACATTCGCAACTGCATTCCGGTGCGCGGGGGCACGCATTTGATGTTGCTCAACAAGGGGGAAGAAATTGGTGCCCACATCGTGCGCATCATGCAGGCGCTCGCACAAGATCGCGCTGGGCGCGAGGCCAATGACGATGCGCGACATGCTTACGAAGTCGAGCGCGGCTAA